TGacgatcaggtcaacacagaaattctaaattgatttaaaaaaacaaaactttgtttgtatcggattggatcggtatcggcagatactccgTATTTTTGGTatcggatcggttctgaaaaaatggtatcgttacatccctagtttCAGTTAGAAGCACACGAAGATGGCTGCAAAAACCATTTAATTTTGACTTCAACCATTTGCCACTTCTTTTCAAACAAGCTACTAAAGACTTACTTAAATACTAAAGACccattgtaagaaaaaaaatggcataatctctttctcttctttccaTCTCTCTGTACACTGTATCGTTTGTTTCCACTTTTGCcccatctcttttctctctctctcgccataGTTCTCTCTCAATTTCTGTAATTCCTTGTTTGGTAGCAGTAGTTCTGAGGCAGTTCTCAGCAAACAGCACTGGATGTTGTGGTTAAGGTCCAGAGATAGCAGATTGCATTGTGGTCCCACAGCATTGGCATTGTGGCTGGATTTGTCCAGTTTTATGTAAACGCAATACTCTTTTCACCTGAACTAATACAACCAGTGGCGTAAAGCCCCTTACTGCTACCGACGGCATTTTTCTGCTAATCTCTACGGATTTAAGTCCCTTGCACACATACCTCAGGCCAACAACTGATAACCCCCCCAGCTCCCCACCCCCTCAGCTCTCTCCACCTTTCTATTTTTCCTCTTTCCTCTCACTCTCttgtctctttttcttttctcctggATGGCAGCAAAGCAGCCTtgcaaaaaattaaagtgatggaAAGATTCAAGCAGGTGGAGAGCGAGAGAAATCATTTTCTCAATCCCATCTCCCAATGGCAGCAGGAGACGGAGAAtaagatggagagagaaagagagtgcggGGGTCAGGGATTCAGGTAACGaaagaaaaagagacagaaagcATGAAAAATGGAATTCCGCAGCAGTCCAAATCAATTCAAGCTGCTCTGATATGGTGTACATACATTATCACTGTCATTGGATGGTGAAAAGCGATGTTTGATAAAGAAGAACTAACACACTCTTTCGCTCAAGCTCTTTTGCAGACACACATACGTATACATGCTGTAAAATGGGGTATGAATTGGGTAAACAGAGGCTTTAAGGTGTATTATCCCTTGTTTGATTTGCACACAGATTGAtagtttattgtgtgtgtgtgtgtgtgtgtgtgcacaggggCTCCATGCAAGGAGCAAGATTCCAGGGACAAATTGACCGGAAAACACGGAAATATAAAAGTAGCTCAGcgaaagacacacacaaacacacagactgaACTAGTAACGGGGCCAGCTAGTAAATCTATCTGAGTGACTCTCTCTTGTGTATTGCATTATTGATGCTGCACCTGATAGTCATATTGAATTCATGTTGAAGTTTTATGAATGGCCTATGCAGCCTTATGTAGTTGGCATTCAATAATGAGTACATCATGCAAAACTGTGTACATTTACAACTCAGCATATTGTGCTTTACTCAGAAATATGAGGTTAGACATATCAAATGGTTGTGAAGATCATTTCATATTGACTAGTTTTAACTAATTTAGAGTAGATTTTAGTGTAAGCAGTGAAAGTAGCTTTCCAATTCGTAAATGCTATAGGACCTCTTACCAATAAACTTGATTTCTCAAGTTTTGGCTTGTCTTTCTCCTTTTCCTTcatcttttctttcttctctttgTCCTTCTTCTTCTCCTCTTTATCTCTCTCCTTCTCCCTGACCCGTTCCTTCTCCCGTTCCTTTTCACGCtccttctctctgtctttctccttctcttttttcttcttcttctctttcttgTCCTTCTTCTTGTCCTTTTCTTTGCTCTTGTTATCCTTTGGGTGTGGGAATAATTTATCAGGGAGTATTGGTGGCAAAGGGGGCAACATTGACGGGACACGTAGGCAAGTCTGGGGGCTGAAGAGCGGGCTGGTGGCGCCAACGGCAGTGGCGATGTCTTTGGTTCCTTGAGATATCCTCTTCTCTTCCTTGCCTCGCTCCTTGCCCTTGTCtcgtttctctttctctttcttgcttttctctttatcttttttcttgtctttgtgCTTGTCCTTCTCTTTCTTCCCGCTAATACCATCTCTCCGTTCTTCACCTCCTAGCAATAGCTCCAGCCAGGGCATGTTGTTCTCCTCTACCTGCCCTCGCTCCTTTTCCCGCTTTTTCTCCTTGTTCTTGTCCTtgttctttcctttttctttgccCTTCTCCTTGAgtctctctttgtctttcttcTTCAACTTGACCCTGATGTCCTTCTTGAGTTTTTTCTTCAGAAGGGTAGCAGTAACAGGGTCTTTCCGTTCCTGGGGAGGTTTTAGAAGTGGCAGTGGAGTGGGAGGAGAGTCAGGTGGGGACGACAGGTAAGTGGGTTCTGAAGGTGAAAGACTTGGGGCCTGAATTGGCTTTTGACCCTGATTGGCCTTTCGGATGACCTCGTCAATGGAGTCATCCATCGTCCAGCGATTAGGTGGGTTGAGAATTGGGGGAACTGGTGGAAGTGGGTGTTTTCCGGTAAGAACTTGTGGAGGTTTGATGTGGCTTAGTATATGTTTGGGTGCAGGTTTTGGAGGGTTTGGCCCCTCACTGTCTGAGTCTGAGTCGTAAGCAAATGGGTCTGATGCACCATCTCCATCTGCACAAGCCCTTGCAATCACAGCAGCAATAGAGTTCTCAATATCCTCGTCTCCTGTATCATGAGCTCTGAACTGGCCATCACGAGAATTCTCATCTACAGGAGGTCCTGCCCAACCACGTCCAGCTGCACCAAAAAGGGCAGGACTTGGCTTTGGGCTGCGGGGGCTTTTGGGCCTAACGGGTGACCTCTTTCCTGCCTTCTGATTGGACTTGGGTGGTGTCAATATAAGTGGTCGCCCCAATACACCAATGGGTGCAGAACCAGCACCTCttttggttgatttgttcttctGTCGTGCAGGAGAGGGTGAGGGCAATTTTGGCTTTTGTCCAGGTGTAGGAGGTGCCAAAGGAGGCTGGGGTAATTCAGGGGAGTAGGGAGGGGAGGGGGAATGGGGTATGTGTTGGGAGTTGAGGGAACTGAGAGGTTCCCGTGGCTCATAACTCCATTCGGGGCTAACGCCTGGTTTGCTGCTCAGGCGGGGTCTCTTGG
The DNA window shown above is from Carassius carassius chromosome 26, fCarCar2.1, whole genome shotgun sequence and carries:
- the LOC132105905 gene encoding transcription initiation factor TFIID subunit 3-like; translation: MCESYARSLLRVSVAQVCQAVGWDAVQLSACDLLSDVLERYLQQLAWSCHRYSELYGCTDPGLTDVDQAFGLLGVSISELEDYVNNMEPVGFPQTIPQFPISKSSVLQFPAAGFETDAREALRGERRDYIPDYFPPLISLLEDEEEEEPVPADMGTSAEAMQVSLGEEEDVEEEENDENWLSCHGGESPRPEGLLPAAKRPRLSSKPGVSPEWSYEPREPLSSLNSQHIPHSPSPPYSPELPQPPLAPPTPGQKPKLPSPSPARQKNKSTKRGAGSAPIGVLGRPLILTPPKSNQKAGKRSPVRPKSPRSPKPSPALFGAAGRGWAGPPVDENSRDGQFRAHDTGDEDIENSIAAVIARACADGDGASDPFAYDSDSDSEGPNPPKPAPKHILSHIKPPQVLTGKHPLPPVPPILNPPNRWTMDDSIDEVIRKANQGQKPIQAPSLSPSEPTYLSSPPDSPPTPLPLLKPPQERKDPVTATLLKKKLKKDIRVKLKKKDKERLKEKGKEKGKNKDKNKEKKREKERGQVEENNMPWLELLLGGEERRDGISGKKEKDKHKDKKKDKEKSKKEKEKRDKGKERGKEEKRISQGTKDIATAVGATSPLFSPQTCLRVPSMLPPLPPILPDKLFPHPKDNKSKEKDKKKDKKEKKKKKEKEKDREKEREKEREKERVREKERDKEEKKKDKEKKEKMKEKEKDKPKLEKSSLLADVFPAVLPSPVIPRLTLRVGAGQDKIVISKVVPDSEPTPPPPRTPVPRASPAVRMRSPPAPPPTAPAPVAPPPRPPPVLPPPPPAVPVLQAPSQAKARGCSVVTETVSAYVIRDESGNKIWICPGCNKPDDGSPMIGCDECDDWYHWPCVGIVAAPPEDQSWYCVKCAGKKKDKKTKKRKRKAH